The nucleotide window atgatttaaaaaaaaaaaaaaaaaaaaaaaaaaaaaaaaaaaacattagtgGATAATGAGAGGGGATAGCGAATCGACTGCTTTAGTACATCACTTCCATCGGGGACTTTTCAAAAGCGgcaccattggttttcttgttaAATTCACTCGAGGAAGCAtccctcaaactttaaaatctcacggaattaacatttaaatttgcagtttaaacctctttttctccaGTTCgatcctgatgtggcttggttcctttctgtttaactccgtccaaatcaatgggatttcataaatttccttcacttggttggatatgcaatttgatctccgtaGAATTAAAACAGTTACTGGGTTCAAAGCAAACTGCCGGCAACTGCGCACGACACGGTGCTTTCAGCGTGACTGCTAGGCCATGAATCACTTGATTCACGCGAAGTTTCTTCATTTATTCGGCTTAAAATAGTTGCTCTAAGGATACAGCGAATCAATCTTCTGGCAACTACGCTCTCAGTTAAAGTGCTAGGCTGCACTTTTAAACTGCTACGGAGCACCGGATCCTCTCAAAGTTCCTTCAGTTCGTTCAATGTACGAAATTTTATCTCTGAGGGTTTGAAATAGttacgggggaggggggggggggctaggatAAAACGAACTTTTATGGATGTGGTCCACGATAATTAGGTCGCGGGCTGTTAGCCCTCTCTTACTCCTCCCCTCGtcattaaaatgttaaaattattcGTAAAGGAAAAATGAGTGCAATAAAATTGGCACTGCTCAAAATCAAgggttaaaatatttgaaaagtcaggaaatttttaaatccaaGAATAATTGTCACCCTGAAAACAGCGCACTGAAGGTCGTGGTTTCGCCCGCGTTTTTGCCGCTGAAAGTCCTATAaactgcactatttggcaatgCTGCCACACACGgtaaatagatcgtattcgatacatcaaacgggtgagattgtatcgatatcgattggttcaaaacataaacatagcctcaaaagtaaattcagaaatctaagataacgggtcttttgtaacagattttttattcttttgagcaTCAAATGCCAACACAAAGTGACATTGTCAGGAactttctcattttcagtttttccaacttaaatccttacaatttcgtttgaggttatgttctattgttttgaaccaaacgatacatcgaaccgttatcgaatatgGTCTATAGTTAATAACTTATAGAATACGATTTTTACATATATTTGAATAGTCtctatattttatttaaatatttttttactaatttgcATACCGAAAAATTGAGGAGCTTCGGCTCTCTGAAGCACAACGAATAGCTACGGTTGTTAGTTCTCAGGGTTTTCTACGTTGAATTTACAACATTatcagggccagattaagggggtggccacatgggccgcggcccatggcggcaaatctaggaggcggcaaattttggaatgtttttaaatgtaggtataaaaaaaatcggatttagaaaaaaattacaaacataatctctcatttcctgagagtatagtaatttctaattttgtcgtctttcggtgatataagagacagcacctttaattagtcgagttaagagagggaccaaacacgcaatttggccaggaacggcgcgactgagagaggaatgatgacgaggacttgagatgaaaaggagaagccctcggcgcggcggtcggcatgtaacacatagcgcctacatccctacaagactgcacgaatacttcacgcattgcatcaaacacggtgcggtcactgcggtcagcgtgagacggatagcgcctacaagaatgcatgaacacttcacgcattgcgtcaaacacagtgcgttcagcagcggtcgtcggcgtgaaactcatagcgcctacaaaactgtcagaatacttcacgcattgctccaaacacggtgcggtctgcgcggcgcggcagtggaagttaaaatcatttaaccacatttatgtttgttctttcataattttttcgttcatttcttatgaatggaaggccttgtccacgcagagataggtttacgaaacttaacgttcgctCAAAGTTCGGTGAagttttgctagtagtgttgacagggctttcccaaaaaatgtttccaacacgagtaaacgcgtcttatgcaccccaccccttctggcacgttcacttgatggtttttattgatgtttcaaaacgaatgagaagagggtggtaaaatacaggcggcccatggcggcaagtaggtaaatccagcctTGAACCGTATTTACCATAAAATCCTCGGAGTTCAAATGAACCGTGTTGAATCACGgtagcgttgccaaatagtgcaaaTTTTCCACCACAACATCGCCCCACTAAGAAAGCGCGGTTGTCAATGCCGCAAATTACTATCGATAACATTTTCGCAGTTTGCATCATTTTGCAAAGCTTCCATGGTGCTAACACGACTCGTCCGAATTCCGAGGATGGAAAACTTGATTGTTAATTCAATGTAGAAAACCCCCAAGAGTTAACAACCGCAGCTATTCGTTGTGCTTCAGAAAACCAAAGCTCCACACTTAGCCGTTGAAAAAAACaggatcgccttcaattttttccgcttGTGGTGCAAAGTGTCACTCATTGCATTCATATGTCGTCACTGCATAAATATAGTACGGTTTGGCTATTTATAttcaaattaaaagaataaataattaaattataaaaaaaaaatttaaataaaatggaGACTTCTCAAGTGTCAATTACTCGCCCGACTTTCTTAAACTTTCTCTTCTTCTGAATCTCTTCATTATTTATTATCCTCCGTAtctggcagcgttgccaaaaagTGCAATTTGAAGGACTGTTAGCGGCGAAAACACGAGCAACCTATTGTGATCATTGCTGTTTCTAGAGTGAAAagatttcttagttttaaaaatttcctaacttttcagatattttgaacATGAAACATTCGACCtgtgccaaaattttcagtaatttttagcgTGGTTTCTGGTAAAAATTCTAATCACAAACAATTTTGAGCGCGCGCGAAGtattttgaatgtaaaaaaaaaatgcaagtcTTTGgatggggggggaggggcaggaACATTAAGTTCCTCTTAGTTTTTTAAGTATGTTTAGTTTATTTAAGCCTCTCTATGCACACGAGctaataattattttaactgCAATGTACAGCTATTGAAACATGTTATTTGTTCCAGGTTAGAGGCAGCAGCCAAACATAAAGGAAACACGATGCAGCTGAAGTTGATACTCCTCACAGTGGCGCTGGTAGCCGCCATCGGCCCCGCTGACGTCTCGGCTAGTTTTTGGGACTCGATCCCCATCATATCCCAGATCAAATCAGCAGTTCAGGCTATCTCAGGGGACACCGAAGGTGCCAAAAAGACCCAAGAGAACTTCGTGAATCAAGCACCGGTCGTATCACAAATTAAATCCGCAGTTCAATCCGCTTCAGGGGATAATGAAGGCGCCAAAAAGACCCAGGAGCAGTTCCTGCACGAGTTCATCGAGCCGGTGGCGGACAACACCCCGATCGTCGGGCACATCAAGGGAGGGATCCACATCGCCGCGGGGGACAAGGAACGCGGCGAGCATATCCTCAAGGGGGCGTCCACATCGACGGCCGCCGTGATTGGCGGGATCTTGGGCGGGCCGGCCGGAGCCATCGCCGCCGGAGCCGCCACCGACGGCCTCATCACCGGCATCGACTCGGCAAAGAACCGAGAGTACTCACCCTTTGGCATCGTCGACTACGTCTCCAACATCGACAAACATTCCGCCGGGGACCACTTTGATACGATCCTCGGCATCGGCACGGAGTTCGTCGGAGGCAAGGCAGCCAAAAAAGGCGGCAAAAAGCCAGGTTTCGGAGCGGAGGCCCCGCCCAAACGCGGGTTCAGCGATAGGTTCGGCCCAGAGAGCATCTTCAAAACAGCCGAAGAAGAAGGACGACCAACGAATCGTCGCCGACTCAACACGGATATTCCCGAGTCCCGCATGGACCTCAGCAATCCTACGCACCTGGAGATCGCTCGACAGAGAACCGGTTTGGCGGACGGCTACGCTCAACGCCTAGAACCCGCCGACTTTCGGGTCGTCAATGACGTACAGGGCAACATGAACTGCTACTACTGCTCTCTAGCGGCGCTGAAGCGGAAAACAGTCACGGAGCTTTTGAAGGAGACGGAGGTGATGATGGAGGCTAAGGGTGCTCCTAGCATCAAGTACATCGTCGACTTGTACAAAGAGGCAGGTTTCCAGAACGCGAAGCAGATTTTTGAAGGTACTCCTGAACAATTCTACGCGTTCCTCGACAACAACATAGCGAACGGGGAGATCGTGCACTTCTCGTTGCCGTTTCGACGCAACGACGGAACCGGTCACGTTGTACATGCCAGAGCTTGGAAGACCCCAGAAGGAACCGGTCATCTGCTCATCACAGACTTCCAACAACCACCGTTCTCGATCGGAAGATTCGCTACTCGACTACCCGACAATCTCAAAACTGTGTTCGTGATATCGGTTGCTCTGATTCGTGAGTTGGGTGACTTGGACGCTGCGAGTCGTTCGAAAATCTACCAGACTCACCTGGCAGCATTGAAAGAACAAGCTCTGGCCGGAGGCAACAAGTGTGCCAAACGCATCATCGGTTATGTAACCCACTGGACTTGGAGACCGTTTACCATCAAACAATCTCTCGGCCTAACCAATGCTATCTACGCGTTTATCGATATGGATGCAAGCGGTCGGCTctctttaccatctcactccATGTCCAGAGAGCGACTTATAGACCTTGTGCTCGCGAAGAAGGTCCACATGGATCAAGGCCTTAGTTTTAAGGTCTCGTTCGCCATCGGAGGTTGGGAAAACTCAAAACATTTCTCGGCGGTTCTATCTGGCGGTGAAAGCCGCAATACCCTAATTAATGAAATCGATCGGATAATGAATTTGTATCAGTTCGACGGTGTTGACATCGATTGGGAATATCCGGTCACCGGCGGTGCTACCGAAGGTAAACCAGAGGACAAAGGTAACTACGTCACATTCTTGCGCGAACTGCGAGCTAAGCTGGGTGCCAACCGATTGATATCCATCGCCGCTGCAGCCGGCCAGGAAGC belongs to Bemisia tabaci chromosome 6, PGI_BMITA_v3 and includes:
- the LOC109034469 gene encoding LOW QUALITY PROTEIN: uncharacterized protein (The sequence of the model RefSeq protein was modified relative to this genomic sequence to represent the inferred CDS: inserted 1 base in 1 codon), giving the protein MQLKLILLTVALVAAIGPADVSASFWDSIPIISQIKSAVQAISGDTEGAKKTQENFVNQAPVVSQIKSAVQSASGDNEGAKKTQEQFLHEFIEPVADNTPIVGHIKGGIHIAAGDKERGEHILKGASTSTAAVIGGILGGPAGAIAAGAATDGLITGIDSAKNREYSPFGIVDYVSNIDKHSAGDHFDTILGIGTEFVGGKAAKKGGKKPGFGAEAPPKRGFSDRFGPESIFKTAEEEGRPTNRRRLNTDIPESRMDLSNPTHLEIARQRTGLADGYAQRLEPADFRVVNDVQGNMNCYYCSLAALKRKTVTELLKETEVMMEAKGAPSIKYIVDLYKEAGFQNAKQIFEGTPEQFYAFLDNNIANGEIVHFSLPFRRNDGTGHVVHARAWKTPEGTGHLLITDFQQPPFSIGRFATRLPDNLKTVFVISVALIRELGDLDAASRSKIYQTHLAALKEQALAGGNKCAKRIIGYVTHWTWRPFTIKQSLGLTNAIYAFIDMDASGRLSLPSHSMSRERLIDLVLAKKVHMDQGLSFKVSFAIGGWENSKHFSAVLSGGESRNTLINEIDRIMNLYQFDGVDIDWEYPVTGGATEGKPEDKGNYVTFLRELRAKLGANRLISIAAAAGQEAFAGFDVPNLLKHVDWIGVMSYDFFGAWDSQWGAFVGPNSPLKHAAPTGYSGKLNVDWAIKQYVCNGNDPAKIVMGVPFYGRFWHQTSPGKDANYPLYRTAERLNNGSYGGSAPYWEVLNEWHLNENSAFQKNWDARSSTPWATDGKLVLSYENERSIAEKIKYANEHNLGGVMIWSVDQDSSDFVLIDTVFKTGCKGGSGGGIKYKCNPLGTEKRWWTWLEDKDKAGMCGKMAPLHKGFYPLCDPDDPGFSCCSPHGYCGSGEKFCDCEDCVNYAEHPEKLVEAPVKPTRPVQWHVGFDVAKVGQPRCGPNAPKLPDGKEAICNPDGKNFCCSPAGYCGXGDDFCECDGCVNHRTGKTAGQSGDKRWYTFKDGLLAGRCGPSAPKIDGHVPICNPKDPAYHCCSASGYCGAAPEFCSCKGCVDYSKRR